In Nematostella vectensis chromosome 2, jaNemVect1.1, whole genome shotgun sequence, one genomic interval encodes:
- the LOC116601507 gene encoding uncharacterized protein LOC116601507 isoform X3: MAAMGRTLVVWLLCLQLTSLTVGILVTSTHEHTMTERIQDISSVVQPDIQMEEYNLDDLGRRIECFCNGPRCSLGVCKSQHGCYIKAHMAAHVASRTDAHAQNNNVTYGCVENLRPSHICVTGAKSRRTPNVHYYCCEDGDLCNMPLYLKDIITNQEKNRIKKHYEKNKKGAKICTEHTPALRLASVIIPSILIGVVGAISIALSCELVRYRKLFPHVRKFPNIRKPSVTIKRNKDHKTVQASTNSLDSLSCETTVEELLEDHEALPASDVIHSANYISSKDWLAHV; this comes from the exons ATGGCGGCGATGGGTCGTACTCTAGTGGTATGGCTTCTATGTCTTCAACTTACATCATTAACTGTTGGCATTCTCGTCACATCTACACACGAGCACACCATGACGGAACGAATCCAAGATATCTCGTCTGTAGTGCAGCCTGACATACAAATGGAAGAGTACAACCTGGATGATTTAG GAAGGCGTATTGAATGTTTCTGTAATGGTCCCCGATGTTCGCTCGGGGTGTGCAAATCACAACACGGCTGTTATATTAAGGCCCATATGGCGGCACATGTGGCGAGCAGAACtgacgcgcatgcgcagaacaACAATGTTACGTATGGGTGTGTGGAGAACCTTAGGCCATCTCACATATGCGTGACGGGAGCTAAGAGCAGGCGAACACCAAACGTGCATTATTACTGCTGTGAGGACGGAGATCTGTGCAATATGCCACTTTACCTTAAAG ATATCATCAcgaatcaagaaaaaaatcgaataaaaaaacattatgaaaaaaacaagaaaggagCCAAGATTTGCACCGAGCATACGCCAGCGTTACGGCTTGCCAGCGTCATCATTCCAAGCATTCTAATAGGCGTTGTTGGCGCGATCTCGATTGCTCTCTCGTGTGAGTTGGTGCGTTATCGAAAACTATTTCCTCACGTCAGAAAGTTTCCAAACATCAGAAAACCTTCTGTAacaataaaaagaaacaaagatCACAAGACAGTGCAAGCTTCTACAAATTCACTGGATAGCCTCTCATGTGAGACAACAGTGGAGGAACTATTGGAGGACCATGAGGCACTTCCCGCGAGTGACGTCATACACAGTGCGAATTACATTTCCTCCAAGGACTGGTTAGCGCATGTATAG
- the LOC5517886 gene encoding extracellular calcium-sensing receptor — protein sequence MSVPRVLSGILCFFIMSMFEAHGSQMSRRHVAGDLIIGGLFPIHETGAAGNSCGGVLPKGLLLTEAMVYAVHRVNHEKVLPFNMTLGLDIRDTCNLLSNALRATLNFVELRKHNQETNASQATNYYGVANSSKSNSGGIESGSLISVLGAGRSELSVVVNTILSLYDIPQLGYTSSSGVLSDKSRYKTFLRVVPPDTKQAKTLVKLVAHFGWNYISLVSSDDQYGGPLREVFKHESRLRSVCLAHDIVLPYQPTAEYINAEVTKLKKALKAKVIVIFSLEYVARMVIASAHAHNLTDRIWIASDSWSDAIERFQSRYPTILGNAIGIMFKFTLVPDFLKHLSLRMSGHDAWADGLRGALRAEGLYHVIMSNSTDAIRQDKHTRTALARVSYVIDGVYMIAYAIRDYCLSQNTDNKNDSRHVCLKRIEPKVLLKLLFGQTRKGFTGDITIDASGDPSGVYDLIASIHSQRGPSSCFAYNVVGSYDTQSDVLTLNHSLITWNNTPISRCSQACRAGFYILRKPSDPPCCWECRRCPFGRVSDTSNATNCEDCPSSHFPNSEKTRCVFVPLRYLNWRSPWSVVIVVWSILAFLLTNLTILMFIKHRTSPVVRACSFEISIVLLCTIALGFLIPFFEIGKVSDASCKTSAFTFAVVFAATLSLILAKINRTVLVFTRHSGEGWLHSRYLMSSKAHFVSALLLVLLQVAACIAWFYQYPPHAVITPVLTASSLQRLLYCAGNTNEWFMLTSGFLILLSLICTGLAFRSRNFPENYNHAKFITYAMFTFNLIWLTFMGAYFGAPQRGLHQQVIRSFAMILSNLCLLVIMFGPKLYIILFRPDLNNARTFRKMTLEHILKSSSLDHGGSSLSMASVRSQGNMFVMDLACDPNEKAVQTLRVLMRNAYTQTEAKSNNKLFAQLFALPGRTRRSGARGGRAWSESDTVDKNESDQRTPKVKPIKHSSSASQLSGKATKSMRGNRNLHDIMETDFSSKMLNEAEDDCIWQQTSAHNPSCTPAGNLPESYV from the coding sequence ATGTCTGTTCCTCGAGTACTTTCGGGTATCTTATGTTTCTTTATCATGTCTATGTTTGAAGCTCATGGCAGTCAAATGAGCCGTAGACACGTCGCTGGTGACTTGATCATCGGAGGCTTATTTCCTATTCACGAGACTGGGGCAGCTGGTAATTCATGTGGTGGGGTTTTACCAAAAGGGTTACTACTCACGGAAGCGATGGTATATGCCGTGCATCGCGTAAACCACGAGAAAGTACTGCCTTTTAACATGACTTTAGGGCTCGATATCCGAGACACTTGTAATCTTTTGAGCAACGCATTGAGAGCTACTCTGAATTTCGTAGAACTAAGGAAACACAATCAAGAGACAAACGCTAGCCAGGCAACGAACTATTATGGTGTAGCTAACTCATCAAAGTCAAACTCAGGAGGTATAGAATCTGGCTCATTGATATCTGTATTGGGAGCTGGGAGGAGCGAGCTTTCCGTGGTTGTAAATACAATTCTAAGTTTGTACGACATTCCCCAATTGGGATATACATCGAGCTCCGGTGTTCTTAGTGATAAGTCACGCTACAAGACATTCCTAAGAGTTGTTCCTCCCGACACGAAACAAGCGAAGACATTGGTAAAGCTGGTTGCGCATTTCGGCTGGAACTACATATCCCTGGTGTCGTCTGATGACCAGTACGGAGGTCCCTTGAGGGAGGTGTTCAAACACGAATCACGATTACGCTCTGTGTGCCTGGCCCATGATATCGTGTTACCATATCAACCAACAGCGGAATATATCAATGCAGAAGTCACGAAACTGAAAAAGGCACTCAAGGCCAAGGTCattgtgatattttctttGGAATACGTCGCGCGTATGGTAATCGCTTCTGCGCATGCTCATAATCTAACCGATCGGATCTGGATTGCGAGCGATTCTTGGTCCGATGCCATCGAGCGTTTTCAGTCGCGGTATCCCACAATTCTCGGTAACGCGATAGGTATCATGTTCAAATTTACACTCGTTCCAGACTTCCTGAAACACCTATCCTTACGCATGTCCGGACACGACGCATGGGCGGACGGTTTACGGGGCGCTCTACGAGCTGAAGGCTTGTATCACGTAATCATGTCTAATAGCACCGACGCTATCAGGCAAGACAAACACACGCGAACTGCACTTGCTCGAGTGAGCTACGTCATTGACGGTGTTTATATGATTGCTTATGCCATAAGGGATTATTGTTTGTCTCAAAATACTGATAATAAGAACGATAGCAGACATGTATGCTTGAAGAGAATTGAGCCCAAGGTCTTGCTCAAGCTGCTTTTTGGTCAAACACGCAAAGGTTTCACAGGCGACATAACAATCGATGCTAGCGGTGATCCTAGCGGGGTCTATGACCTCATTGCATCCATACACAGTCAGCGGGGCCCTAGCTCGTGCTTTGCGTATAATGTCGTGGGTAGCTATGACACGCAGAGTGATGTTCTTACACTCAATCACTCGCTTATCACGTGGAACAACACTCCTATTTCCCGCTGCAGCCAGGCCTGTCGTGCAGGGTTCTACATCCTCCGTAAGCCGTCGGACCCTCCGTGTTGCTGGGAATGCAGGCGTTGCCCTTTTGGGCGTGTTAGTGACACTTCTAATGCAACAAATTGCGAGGATTGTCCCTCTAGTCATTTCCCAAATAGCGAGAAGACGCGTTGTGTGTTTGTGCCTTTGCGGTACCTGAACTGGCGCAGTCCTTGGAGCGTGGTGATCGTCGTGTGGTCTATACTGGCTTTTCTCCTCACCAACCTAACTATTCTTATGTTCATAAAGCACCGCACCAGCCCTGTTGTGCGGGCGTGCTCGTTTGAGATCAGCATTGTTCTATTGTGCACAATCGCTTTGGGATTCCTCATTCCATTTTTTGAAATCGGGAAGGTATCAGACGCATCGTGCAAGACATCCGCGTTTACTTTTGCGGTCGTTTTCGCCGCGACCCTCTCCCTGATCCTCGCTAAAATTAATAGAACGGTCCTGGTGTTTACCCGTCATTCCGGCGAGGGCTGGCTCCATAGTCGGTACCTCATGTCGAGCAAAGCTCACTTCGTTAGTGCGCTACTTCTGGTTTTGCTCCAGGTAGCGGCTTGCATCGCATGGTTCTACCAATACCCACCACACGCTGTTATCACCCCAGTCCTCACGGCATCGTCTCTGCAGCGCCTTCTTTATTGCGCCGGCAATACCAATGAGTGGTTCATGTTGACCAGCGGTTTTCTGATCCTTTTGAGTTTGATATGTACTGGCCTTGCGTTTCGTTCCCGGAATTTCCCCGAGAACTACAACCACGCCAAGTTCATAACGTACGCCATGTTCACATTCAATCTGATATGGTTGACGTTCATGGGCGCATATTTTGGTGCTCCTCAACGAGGCTTGCATCAGCAAGTGATTCGCTCGTTTGCGATGATTCTCTCCAATCTCTGTCTGCTTGTAATAATGTTTGGGCCTAAACTCTATATCATCCTCTTTAGACCGGATCTCAATAACGCAAGAACGTTCCGTAAAATGACACTAGAGCATATTCTTAAATCTTCTTCGTTAGATCACGGAGGGAGTAGTTTATCCATGGCTTCAGTTCGCAGCCAAGGAAACATGTTCGTCATGGATCTCGCGTGTGACCCCAATGAGAAGGCTGTGCAGACATTACGCGTACTGATGCGAAATGCCTACACACAGACGGAGGCCAAGTCCAACAATAAGCTCTTCGCGCAGCTGTTCGCGCTACCAGGAAGAACAAGGCGAAGTGGAGCACGGGGAGGTAGGGCGTGGAGTGAGAGCGATACAGTAGATAAAAATGAGAGCGATCAAAGAACGCCAAAAGTGAAGCCTATTAAGCATAGCAGCAGTGCATCTCAACTCAGCGGAAAGGCCACAAAGAGCATGCGCGGGAACAGGAACTTGCATGACATTATGGAGACTGATTTCAGCTCGAAGATGCTGAACGAGGCCGAGGATGATTGTATATGGCAGCAAACCAGTGCGCATAATCCAAGCTGTACCCCCGCTGGTAACCTACCGGAAAGCTATGTCTGA
- the LOC116601507 gene encoding uncharacterized protein LOC116601507 isoform X2, whose amino-acid sequence MLLQCQTIMAAMGRTLVVWLLCLQLTSLTVGILVTSTHEHTMTERIQDISSVVQPDIQMEEYNLDDLGRRIECFCNGPRCSLGVCKSQHGCYIKAHMAAHVASRTDAHAQNNNVTYGCVENLRPSHICVTGAKSRRTPNVHYYCCEDGDLCNMPLYLKDIITNQEKNRIKKHYEKNKKGAKICTEHTPALRLASVIIPSILIGVVGAISIALSCELVRYRKLFPHVRKFPNIRKPSVTIKRNKDHKTVQASTNSLDSLSCETTVEELLEDHEALPASDVIHSANYISSKDWLAHV is encoded by the exons ATGCTTTTACAGTGTCAAACAATA ATGGCGGCGATGGGTCGTACTCTAGTGGTATGGCTTCTATGTCTTCAACTTACATCATTAACTGTTGGCATTCTCGTCACATCTACACACGAGCACACCATGACGGAACGAATCCAAGATATCTCGTCTGTAGTGCAGCCTGACATACAAATGGAAGAGTACAACCTGGATGATTTAG GAAGGCGTATTGAATGTTTCTGTAATGGTCCCCGATGTTCGCTCGGGGTGTGCAAATCACAACACGGCTGTTATATTAAGGCCCATATGGCGGCACATGTGGCGAGCAGAACtgacgcgcatgcgcagaacaACAATGTTACGTATGGGTGTGTGGAGAACCTTAGGCCATCTCACATATGCGTGACGGGAGCTAAGAGCAGGCGAACACCAAACGTGCATTATTACTGCTGTGAGGACGGAGATCTGTGCAATATGCCACTTTACCTTAAAG ATATCATCAcgaatcaagaaaaaaatcgaataaaaaaacattatgaaaaaaacaagaaaggagCCAAGATTTGCACCGAGCATACGCCAGCGTTACGGCTTGCCAGCGTCATCATTCCAAGCATTCTAATAGGCGTTGTTGGCGCGATCTCGATTGCTCTCTCGTGTGAGTTGGTGCGTTATCGAAAACTATTTCCTCACGTCAGAAAGTTTCCAAACATCAGAAAACCTTCTGTAacaataaaaagaaacaaagatCACAAGACAGTGCAAGCTTCTACAAATTCACTGGATAGCCTCTCATGTGAGACAACAGTGGAGGAACTATTGGAGGACCATGAGGCACTTCCCGCGAGTGACGTCATACACAGTGCGAATTACATTTCCTCCAAGGACTGGTTAGCGCATGTATAG
- the LOC116601507 gene encoding uncharacterized protein LOC116601507 isoform X4, with product MVNERNPQFCHVLDGTRGEATQIRRRIECFCNGPRCSLGVCKSQHGCYIKAHMAAHVASRTDAHAQNNNVTYGCVENLRPSHICVTGAKSRRTPNVHYYCCEDGDLCNMPLYLKDIITNQEKNRIKKHYEKNKKGAKICTEHTPALRLASVIIPSILIGVVGAISIALSCELVRYRKLFPHVRKFPNIRKPSVTIKRNKDHKTVQASTNSLDSLSCETTVEELLEDHEALPASDVIHSANYISSKDWLAHV from the exons ATGGTTAATGAGAGGAATCCTCAGTTTTGCCATGTGCTAGATGGCACTCGCGGTGAAGCTACCCAAATAA GAAGGCGTATTGAATGTTTCTGTAATGGTCCCCGATGTTCGCTCGGGGTGTGCAAATCACAACACGGCTGTTATATTAAGGCCCATATGGCGGCACATGTGGCGAGCAGAACtgacgcgcatgcgcagaacaACAATGTTACGTATGGGTGTGTGGAGAACCTTAGGCCATCTCACATATGCGTGACGGGAGCTAAGAGCAGGCGAACACCAAACGTGCATTATTACTGCTGTGAGGACGGAGATCTGTGCAATATGCCACTTTACCTTAAAG ATATCATCAcgaatcaagaaaaaaatcgaataaaaaaacattatgaaaaaaacaagaaaggagCCAAGATTTGCACCGAGCATACGCCAGCGTTACGGCTTGCCAGCGTCATCATTCCAAGCATTCTAATAGGCGTTGTTGGCGCGATCTCGATTGCTCTCTCGTGTGAGTTGGTGCGTTATCGAAAACTATTTCCTCACGTCAGAAAGTTTCCAAACATCAGAAAACCTTCTGTAacaataaaaagaaacaaagatCACAAGACAGTGCAAGCTTCTACAAATTCACTGGATAGCCTCTCATGTGAGACAACAGTGGAGGAACTATTGGAGGACCATGAGGCACTTCCCGCGAGTGACGTCATACACAGTGCGAATTACATTTCCTCCAAGGACTGGTTAGCGCATGTATAG
- the LOC116601507 gene encoding uncharacterized protein LOC116601507 isoform X5, whose protein sequence is MALTKAALFFAVMLLAKLTRGRRIECFCNGPRCSLGVCKSQHGCYIKAHMAAHVASRTDAHAQNNNVTYGCVENLRPSHICVTGAKSRRTPNVHYYCCEDGDLCNMPLYLKDIITNQEKNRIKKHYEKNKKGAKICTEHTPALRLASVIIPSILIGVVGAISIALSCELVRYRKLFPHVRKFPNIRKPSVTIKRNKDHKTVQASTNSLDSLSCETTVEELLEDHEALPASDVIHSANYISSKDWLAHV, encoded by the exons ATGGCTCTCACTAAAGCAGCGCTTTTTTTCGCCGTGATGCTACTTGCAAAACTAACTCGTG GAAGGCGTATTGAATGTTTCTGTAATGGTCCCCGATGTTCGCTCGGGGTGTGCAAATCACAACACGGCTGTTATATTAAGGCCCATATGGCGGCACATGTGGCGAGCAGAACtgacgcgcatgcgcagaacaACAATGTTACGTATGGGTGTGTGGAGAACCTTAGGCCATCTCACATATGCGTGACGGGAGCTAAGAGCAGGCGAACACCAAACGTGCATTATTACTGCTGTGAGGACGGAGATCTGTGCAATATGCCACTTTACCTTAAAG ATATCATCAcgaatcaagaaaaaaatcgaataaaaaaacattatgaaaaaaacaagaaaggagCCAAGATTTGCACCGAGCATACGCCAGCGTTACGGCTTGCCAGCGTCATCATTCCAAGCATTCTAATAGGCGTTGTTGGCGCGATCTCGATTGCTCTCTCGTGTGAGTTGGTGCGTTATCGAAAACTATTTCCTCACGTCAGAAAGTTTCCAAACATCAGAAAACCTTCTGTAacaataaaaagaaacaaagatCACAAGACAGTGCAAGCTTCTACAAATTCACTGGATAGCCTCTCATGTGAGACAACAGTGGAGGAACTATTGGAGGACCATGAGGCACTTCCCGCGAGTGACGTCATACACAGTGCGAATTACATTTCCTCCAAGGACTGGTTAGCGCATGTATAG
- the LOC116601507 gene encoding uncharacterized protein LOC116601507 isoform X1, which yields MHKCQIHSNKPNHNQTQMAAMGRTLVVWLLCLQLTSLTVGILVTSTHEHTMTERIQDISSVVQPDIQMEEYNLDDLGRRIECFCNGPRCSLGVCKSQHGCYIKAHMAAHVASRTDAHAQNNNVTYGCVENLRPSHICVTGAKSRRTPNVHYYCCEDGDLCNMPLYLKDIITNQEKNRIKKHYEKNKKGAKICTEHTPALRLASVIIPSILIGVVGAISIALSCELVRYRKLFPHVRKFPNIRKPSVTIKRNKDHKTVQASTNSLDSLSCETTVEELLEDHEALPASDVIHSANYISSKDWLAHV from the exons ATGCACAAATGTCAGATACACAGTAACAAGCCAAACCATAATCAGACACAG ATGGCGGCGATGGGTCGTACTCTAGTGGTATGGCTTCTATGTCTTCAACTTACATCATTAACTGTTGGCATTCTCGTCACATCTACACACGAGCACACCATGACGGAACGAATCCAAGATATCTCGTCTGTAGTGCAGCCTGACATACAAATGGAAGAGTACAACCTGGATGATTTAG GAAGGCGTATTGAATGTTTCTGTAATGGTCCCCGATGTTCGCTCGGGGTGTGCAAATCACAACACGGCTGTTATATTAAGGCCCATATGGCGGCACATGTGGCGAGCAGAACtgacgcgcatgcgcagaacaACAATGTTACGTATGGGTGTGTGGAGAACCTTAGGCCATCTCACATATGCGTGACGGGAGCTAAGAGCAGGCGAACACCAAACGTGCATTATTACTGCTGTGAGGACGGAGATCTGTGCAATATGCCACTTTACCTTAAAG ATATCATCAcgaatcaagaaaaaaatcgaataaaaaaacattatgaaaaaaacaagaaaggagCCAAGATTTGCACCGAGCATACGCCAGCGTTACGGCTTGCCAGCGTCATCATTCCAAGCATTCTAATAGGCGTTGTTGGCGCGATCTCGATTGCTCTCTCGTGTGAGTTGGTGCGTTATCGAAAACTATTTCCTCACGTCAGAAAGTTTCCAAACATCAGAAAACCTTCTGTAacaataaaaagaaacaaagatCACAAGACAGTGCAAGCTTCTACAAATTCACTGGATAGCCTCTCATGTGAGACAACAGTGGAGGAACTATTGGAGGACCATGAGGCACTTCCCGCGAGTGACGTCATACACAGTGCGAATTACATTTCCTCCAAGGACTGGTTAGCGCATGTATAG